In the Salarias fasciatus chromosome 13, fSalaFa1.1, whole genome shotgun sequence genome, one interval contains:
- the cul9 gene encoding cullin-9 isoform X3 yields MVGERRNGNLLVQLGPRLQAYPEELIRQRRTHDGQTEYLIRWCLVTIDDGSSSGGAAGEAGNAGSSGVGGSSNSTSGETKPENILMWMSTEDVYANCPTLLGKRKADSQRPLPEQQQQGGEAFGAAGSGGELPADVTFDEVELSDMKEDVKNLVRRARKQMAKKSDFSINIMHTIHVLSAYASIGSLVGVFKETGALNLLMELLCNKETQTRRSAGKMLRALASHDAGSRAYVLLSLSQQDGIEQHMDFENRFTLLELFAETTSSEEHGISFEGIHLPQIPGKLLFSLVKRYLCVTSLMDKLNTAGAEPERQDASPSPASSGSAHQAEQLRVQREFDFTMAMANLISELVRVMGWDRNRQPPDGAAHRQGGGGVALGEEPAEEASCRPILRSIFQPRFCSSPISFAPSSVTVAPAAAAAPPKKKAGNGFKTRSDFASRTAYAEYVQDNLKSGMTVRMLEDYEEVSAGDEGEFRYSNDGSPPVQVYWNSLSRTYWVHWHMVEIVGSGSGSQAEKETQEKASSLTETLKLTAVSQTFFSKPPGGLYSLPYLSEGRQAEPVSLSRGEWWEILFFIKKLEAKQQQEVNELLLQSLDHQELPLDDSALLTLSVPSDVARKLLHYLKQKLPSSCLGDLLCSHTFSKHYLRRGGASMEDEELLGVGGGAAGGGQSCSSSSALASSSSVMASVSKKAKKEAPLESGGWETESELPAEDDSKYPEDLEDKIKVFNSPRVQGKKTVLEKLGEVVELLKKSTSSSSSSSSSSSSDVHLQLAAVLFMTRLLEEKGAQEKNSMRSDSAQTIRDRVLKQLVDLLGSSSKDLVLSTLRLTHLLMLKYEWRVSFATEGGVKAVLSAMQTFSTNTHLQQLALATLKVITGASKHDLRSVGISLPLSESGTQMMLEIFASIGSATPEGSRGLLGVIPAAIDLLLGTKGSTLSVRNGLLVIIMLISSHRSLAEQLVACEVTAVLKKCLSLSKTETMLAIIALNQICMVHKLESRDSSEHLDLKDTELQMLAVSLKELTATKEVIQTLEQLLCEDNAQLDEERSQVTHSRETYQDLIRLMEQHRADRSVQLSILRILNTFLENYKEDELPWHESIEPCLSSMTAFISDREVVQMLVRFLFRLATVNKDYAVVMCRVGTKEALVKALDKHSSNLLLVPELRDLLTDCDKYASLYKKMTTSVLAGCIQMVLGQIEEHRRSHQPINIPFFDVFLRNLCQGSSVELKEDKSWEKVEVSSNHHRANKLTDKNPKTYWESNGCTGSHFISIYMHKGVVIRQLAILVASEDSSYMPARVLVLGGDDPANINTELNTVNVTPSASRVVLLENMTRFWSIIQIRIKRCQQGGIDTRVHGFEVLGPKPTFWPVFKEQLCCRTFLFYSTKAHSWCQEVKEERTQLLQLFNKLNSALRHEQMFADRFLPDAEAAEALGRTCWEALITPIVHSITLTESSAALSPLSWLLSEYLENAESARRCKGRAAIFNSRVRRLTHLLVHVDTSQADSEELRPPVKSNGKEAKNKDSSTSSSSSSSSSSKPKMKSSSSIAGIALCWQGVVQHQVKRFLESSCSLPDFVERYRMLYLRLKNAMEELFGQQTAFVLALRHGFSAALLQLSILRAMHVSERFAQYIDQIIEASGAACGGGVETLERLQQFLEPMLFLSGLELANTFEHFYRYYLGDRLLAQGNVWLESAVVDHIGSCFPSRFPQQMLKNLSESAELQQEFHLYRLQQLDRHLQDQDQDQVSPHARPAAPGGAEARSRRAEPHVWMCLALQLMEEEWVESEDEADVQVLVLSPRCWTVSSLCFLDRPGKHFPPELCSYLDQFTQFYTHSQSLCAVPLWKPRRLQWTWLGHAELQFGCSTLKVSTLQMFILLHFNHKQEVRVEDLLQESGLSADVLLHALLPLIADGAPLTCSRPEEPRTGVLRLNQQVASLCMDGSVPSMRLLPRQTYLKVDEDAVGTLERKRNYIYCLIVNIMKQEKEMHIDNLVFKVLDSVQKRESGAGGRFGCSSSDVLSCILHVISRGFVRRGEENPHIVEFLPDDPATPHKGPAQFSLRRSDSQEEGAHFSLLEDGALDAVLFSMGRTMSQEDVRQLMQRTVQQVSGTLSLDADRAEHLLVHCRWNVDVLVQRYTDDPDELVMAAGLKCRNPQPPPSPAASCPVCLGPRTVTMETVPSLSCMHYCCRSCWQEYLTSRIEQNLLMNCNCPITDCQAQPTSHFFLSVLSDKDTIAKYENARLRGYVESCSNLTWCTNPQGCDRILCKENLGSMGTCSKCCWTSCFSCNFPEAHCPASCSHMSQWMDDGGFYEGMNMEAQSKHLAKLISKRCPSCQAPIEKNEGCLHMTCAKCNHGFCWRCLKPWKPTHKDYYNCSAMVSKAARQEKKFQDYNERCTFHHQAKDFAVNLENRVSSINEALQMKSLTFVIDACKVLAQARKVLAYSCVYSYYNQETEKMDVMEQQTEALDLHTNALQILLEETLLQCTDLASCVRLLKQEHLNTGLELIRRIQERLLAILQHSTQDFRVGYQSKGSQESESTQTSNLSNHTDTNKGPKSNQATDSGDSDNNNYPGEDGGEEAEDDDDDEYDEEYVPEWHEDYDEDDIDEDDFFSDDDESENLERDFSPFD; encoded by the exons ATGGTGGGTGAACGTCGGAACGGGAACCTCCTGGTGCAGCTCGGTCCGCGGTTGCAGGCCTATCCGGAGGAGCTGATCCGTCAGCGTCGAACACACGACGGTCAAACGGAGTACCTGATACGCTGGTGCCTCGTCACCATTGACGATGGCTCCAGCTCTGGGGGCGCAGCCGGCGAGGCGGGCAACGCGGGGAGCTCAGGCGTGGGCGGGTCCAGCAACTCCACGTCCGGAGAAACCAAGCCCGAGAACATCCTGATGTGGATGTCCACAGAGGATGTGTATGCCAACTGCCCCACTCTGCTGGGCAAGAGGAAGGCGGACTCCCAGCGCCCCctgccggagcagcagcagcagggcggcgaGGCGTTCGGCGCCGCGGGGAGTGGTGGCGAGCTCCCGGCGGACGTCACCTTTGACGAGGTGGAGCTGTCGGACATGAAGGAAGACGTGAAGAACCTGGTACGCCGTGCCCGGAAGCAGATGGCCAAGAAGAGCGATTTCTCCATCAACATCATGCACACCATCCACGTGCTGAGCGCCTACGCAAGCATCGGCTCGCTGGTCGGCGTCTTCAAGGAGACCGGCGCCCTCAacctgctgatggagctgctgtgcAACAAGGAGACGCAGACCCGGCGCAGCGCGGGGAAGATGCTGCGAGCACTGGCCTCGCACGATGCAG gcagtcGTGCGTACGTCCTGCTCTCCCTCAGCCAGCAGGACGGAATCGAACAACACATGGACTTTGAGAACCGCTTCACGCTCTTGGAGCTTTTTGCCGAGACCACCTCGTCTGAGGAGCACGGCATCTCCTTCGAGGGCATCCACCTGCCGCAG ATCCCCGGGAAGCTGCTGTTCTCGCTGGTGAAACGTTACCTGTGCGTCACGTCTCTGATGGACAAGCTCAACacggcgggggcggagccagagaggcAGGACGCCAGCCCGTCCCCCGcctcctctggctccgcccaccaggcGGAGCAGCTGCGGGTGCAGCGGGAGTTCGACTTCACCATGGCGATGGCCAACCTCATCTCCGAGCTGGTGCGCGTGATGGGCTGGGACCGCAACCGGCAGCCGCCCGACGGCGCCGCCCACcgccagggaggaggaggcgtggcCCTGGGGGAGGAGCCGGCGGAGGAGGCGTCGTGCCGCCCCATCCTCAGGTCCATCTTCCAGCCCAGATTCTGCTCTTCGCCCATTTCCTTTGCCCCCTCTTCCGTCACCGTGgcgcccgccgccgctgcggcACCGCCGAAGAAGAAGGCGGGAAACGGGTTCAAGACCCGGTCGGACTTCGCCAGCCGCACGGCGTACGCGGAGTACGTCCAGGACAATCTCAAAAGCGGCATGACCGTCCGCATGCTGGAGGACTACGAGGAGGTGAGCGCCGGCGACGAGGGCGAGTTTCGATACAGCAACGACGGCTCGCCGCCGGTTCAG GTGTACTGGAACTCCCTGTCCAGGACCTACTGGGTCCACTGGCACATGGTGGAGATCGTGGGCAGCGGCAGCGGCTCGCAGGCGGAGAAGGAGACGCAGGAGAAGGCCTCCTCCCTGACGGAGACGCTCAAGCTCACCGCCG TTAGCCAGACCTTCTTCTCGAAGCCGCCCGGGGGTCTCTATTCGCTGCCGTACCTGTCGGAGGGCCGGCAGGCGGAGCCGGTGAGTCTGAGCCGGGGGGAGTGGTGGGAGATCCTCTTCTTCATCAAGAAGCTGGAAgccaagcagcagcaggaggtgaacgagctgctcctgcagagcctTGACCACCAG GAGCTGCCGCTGGATGACTCCGCCCTCCTCACCCTCTCCGTTCCCAGTGATGTTGCCCGGAAGTTGCTTCACTACCTGAAGCAGAAGCTGCCGTCGTCGTGTCTCGGCGACCTGCTCTGCTCCCATACCTTCTCCAAACACTACCTGAGGAGGGGCGGAGCCAGcatggaggacgaggagctgctAG GtgtgggaggaggagcggcaggcggaggccagagctgctcctcttcatcggccctggcctcctcctcctcagtgatgGCCTCCGTCTCCAAAAAAGCCAAGAAGGAGGCGCCGCTGGAGTCGGGCGGCTGGGAGACCGAGAGCGAGCTGCCCGCCGAAGACGACAGCAAGTACCCCGAAGACCTGGAGGACAAGATcaaag TGTTCAACAGCCCGCGGGTTCAGGGGAAGAAGACTGTGCTGGAGAAACTGGGTGAAGTGGTGGAGCTGTTGAAGAagagcacctcctcctcctcgtcctcgtcctcctcgtcctcctccgacGTCCACCTGCAGCTGGCCGCGGTCCTCTTCATGACCCGCCTGCTTGAGGAGAAAGGAGCGCAGGAGAAGAACTCCATGAGGAGCGACTCGGCTCAGACCATCAG GGACCGGGTCCTGAAGCAGCTGGTGGATCTCCTGGGTTCCTCCTCCAAGGACCTGGTTCTGAGCACGCTGCGTCTCACTCACCTGCTCATGCTGAAGTACGAGTGGAGGGTTTCTTTCGCCACAGAGGGCGGAGTCAAAGCCGTGCTGTCTGCCATGCAGACCTtctccaccaacacacacctgcagcagctggcccTGGCG ACCCTGAAGGTCATCACGGGCGCCAGCAAGCACGACCTGCGCAGCGTGGGCATCAGCCTCCCGCTCTCCGAGTCCGGCACGCAGATGATGCTGGAGATCTTCGCCAGCATTGGCTCGGCCACGCCCGAAGGCTCcagggggctgctgggagtcaTTCCCGCCGCCATCGACCTCCTGCTCGGGACCAAAGG CTCCACGCTCTCGGTGAGGAACGGCCTGCTGGTCATCATCATGCTCATCTCCAGCCACCGCAGCCTGGCCGAGCAGCTGGTGGCCTGCGAGGTCACCGCCGTCCTCAAGAAGTGTCTCAGTCTGTCCAAGACGGAGACCATGCTGGCCATCATCGCCCTCAACCAGATCTGCATGGTCCACAAGCTGGAGAGCAGAG acagCAGTGAACATCTGGATCTGAAGGATACGGAGTTACAGATGTTGGCTGTGAGTCTGAAGGAGCTGACGGCCACTAAAGAGGTGATTCAGActctggagcagctgctgtgtgaagaTAACGCACAGCTGGACGAGGAGCGCAGCCAg GTCACCCACAGCAGGGAGACCTACCAGGACCTGATCCGTCTGATGGAGCAGCACCGAGCCGACCGCAGCGTGCAGCTCTCCATCCTCAG GATCCTGAACACGTTCCTGGAGAACTACAAGGAGGACGAGCTGCCGTGGCACGAGAGCATCGAGCCGTGCCTGTCCTCCATGACGGCCTTCATCAGCGACAGAGAG gtggtGCAGATGCTGGTCCGCTTCCTGTTCCGCCTGGCCACGGTGAACAAGGACTACGCGGTGGTGATGTGCCGCGTCGGCACCAAAGAGGCTCTGGTCAAAGCTCTGGACAAACACAGCtccaacctgctgctggtgCCGGAGCTCCGCGACCTCCTCACCGACTGCGACAAGTACGCCAGCCTCTACAAGAAGATGACCACCAGCGTGCTGGCGGGCTGCATTCAG ATGGTGCTGGGGCAGATCGAGGAGCACCGCCGCAGCCATCAGCCAATCAACATCCCCTTCTTCGACGTCTTCCTCAGGAATCTGTGCCAAG ggtccagtgtggagctgaaggaggatAAAAGCTGGGAGAAAGTGGAAGTTTCGTCCAATCACCATCGAGCGAACAAACTGACTGACAAGAACCCGAAAACCTACTGGGAGTCCAACGGCTGCACCGGCTCGCACTTCATCAGCATCTACATGCACAAAGGAGTCGTCATCAG ACAGCTGGCCATCCTGGTGGCCAGCGAGGATTCCAGCTACATGCCGGCTcgtgttctggttctgggtgGAGACGACCCGGCCAACATCAACACGGAGCTCAACACG GTGAACGTGACGCCGTCGGCCAGCCGTGTGGTTCTCCTGGAGAACATGACTCGCTTCTGGTCCATCATCCAGATCAGGATCAAGAGGTGTCAGCAG GGCGGCATTGACACGCGGGTGCACGGGTTCGAGGTCCTGGGTCCGAAGCCCACCTTCTGGCCCGTGTTCAAGGAGCAGCTGTGCTGTCGGACCTTCCTGTTCTACAGCACCAAGGCCCACAGCTGGTgtcaggaggtgaaggaggagcgaacgcagctcctgcagctcttcaaCAA gctcaACAGCGCTCTCAGACACgagcagatgtttgcagatCGTTTCCTTCCCGACGCCGAAGCTGCCGAAGCTCTCGGTCGAACCTGCTGGGAAGCTCTCATCACCCCGATCGTCCACAGCATCACTCTGACGG AATCCTCAGCGGCACTCAGCCCTCTGTCCTGGCTGCTCAGCGAGTATCTGGAGAATGCCGAGTCGGCGCGCCGCTGTAAGGGCCGGGCCGCCATCTTCAACTCCCGAGTGCGGCgcctcacacacctgctggTCCACGTGGACACGAGCCAGGCCGACAGCGAGGAGCTCCGCCCCCCCGTCAAATCCA ATGGCAAAGAGGCGAAGAACAAAGACTCgtcgacctcctcctcctcctcctcttcttcgtccTCCAAACCCaaaatgaagagcagcagcagcatcgcgggcatcgccctctgctggcaggGAGTCGTGCAGCACCAG GTGAAGAGGTTCCTGGagtccagctgcagcctgcCGGACTTCGTGGAGCGGTACCGGATGCTGTACCTGCGACTGAAGAACGCCATGGAGGAGCTGTTCGGGCAGCAGACCGCCTTCGTCTTGGCCCTGCGACACGGCTTCTCAGCcgcgctgctgcagctctccatcCTCAGAGCCATGCAC GTGAGTGAGCGTTTTGCGCAGTACATCGATCAGATCATCGAGGCCAGCGGGGCGGCGTGTGGCGGCGGCGTGGAGACCCTGGAGCGGCTGCAGCAGTTCCTGGAGCCGATGCTCTTCCTGTCGGGGCTGGAGCTCGCCAACACCTTCGAGCACTTCTACAG gtactACCTGGGCGAccggctgctggctcaggggaaCGTGTGGCTGGAGAGCGCCGTGGTGGATCACATCGGCAGCTGCTTCCCCAGCCGCTTCCCGCAGCAGATGCTGAAGAACCTGAGCGAGTCggccgagctgcagcaggagttcCATCTGTaccgcctgcagcagctggaccgccacctgcaggaccaggaccaggaccaggtcagCCCGCACGCACGCCCAGCAGCACCCGGCGGAGCCGAGGCCCGGTCCAGACGGGCGGAGCCTCATGTGTGGATGTGCTTGGCtctgcagctgatggaggaagaGTGGGTGGAGTCGGAGGACGAGGCGGACGTCCAAGTTCTGGTTCTGTCGCCGCGCTGCTGGACGgtgtcctccctctgcttcctgGACCGACCCGGCAAACATTTCCCCCCAGAACTCTGCTCCTACCTGGACCAGTTCACACAGTTCTACACCCACA GCCAGTCCCTCTGTGCCGTCCCTCTCTGGAAGCCTCGCCGGCTGCAGTGGACGTGGCTCGGACACGCCGAGCTGCAGTTTGGCTGCTCCACGCTCAAAGTTTCTACACTGCAGATGTTCATCCTGCTGCACTTCAACCACAAACag GAGGTGCGGGTGGAGGACCTCCTGCAGGAGTCCGGTCTCTCTGCTGACGTTCTCCTTCACGCTCTGCTCCCGCTCATCGCTGACGGAGCTCCGCTCACCTGCAGCCGGCCAGAGGAGCCCAGAACAG GCGTGCTGCGGTTGAACCAGCAGGTGGCGTCTCTCTGCATGGACGGATCGGTGCCGTCCATGCGCCTCCTGCCCAGACAGACGTACCTGAAGGTGGACGAGGACGCGGTGGGGAcgctggagaggaagaggaactaCATCTACTGTCTGATCGTGAACATCATGAAGCAGGAGAAGGAGATGCACATCGACAACCTGGTCTTCAAG gtcctggaCTCGGTCCAGAAGCGGGAGTCCGGCGCCGGCGGACGCTTCGGCTGCAGCTCGAGCGACGTGCTGTCCTGCATCCTGCACGTCATCAGCCGGGGCTTCGTGCGGCGCGGCGAGGAGAACCCGCACATCGTGGAGTTCCTCCCCGACGACCCGGCCACCCCCCACAAAGGCCCGGCCCAGTTCAGCCTGAGACGCTCCGACAGCCAGGAGGAGGGAGCCCACTTCAG CCTGCTGGAAGACGGGGCTCTGGACGCGGTTCTGTTCTCGATGGGTCGCACCATGTCGCAGGAGGACGTTCGTCAGCTGATGCAGAGAACAGTGCAACAG gtgTCCGGTACCCTCAGTCTGGATGCGGACCGGGCCGAGCACCTTCTGGTCCACTGCCGCTGGAACGTGGACGTCCTGGTGCAGCGTTACACCGACGACCCCGACGAGCTCGTCATGGCCGCCGGCCTCAAGTGTCGGAACCCTCAGCCGCCGCCAAGCCCCGCCGCCTCCTGTCCCGTGTGCCTGGGACCCCGCactgttaccatggagacggtCCCGTCACTCAGCTGCATGCACTACTGTTGCAGG TCGTGCTGGCAGGAGTACCTGACCTCCCGGATCGAGCAGAACCTGCTGATGAACTGTAACTGTCCCATCACGGACTGCCAAGCTCAGCCCACGTCGCACTTCTTCCTCAGCGTGCTCAGCGACAAGGACACCATCGCCAAG TACGAGAACGCCCGGCTGCGGGGCTACGTGGAGAGCTGCTCCAACCTGACGTGGTGCACCAACCCTCAGGGCTGCGACCGCATCCTCTGCAAGGAGAACCTGGGCAGCATGGGCACATGCTCCAAATGCTGCTGGAcctcctgcttcagctgcaaCTTCCCCGAG GCTCACTGCCCTGCCAGCTGCAGCCACATGTCTCAGTGGATGGACGACGGAGGATTCTATGAAGGCATGAACATGGAGGCTCAGAGCAAACATCTGGCGAAGCTCATCTCCAAACGCTGCCCCAGCTGCCAGGCGCCCATCGAGAAGAACGAGGGCTGTCTGCA CATGACCTGCGCCAAGTGTAACCATGGGTTCTGTTGGCGGTGTCTGAAGCCGTGGAAGCCGACACACAAAGATTATTACAACTGCTCGGCCATG GTCAGTAAAGCTGCTCGACAGGAAAAGAAGTTCCAGGATTACAACGAGAGATGCACCTTCCACCACCAGGCCAAG GACTTCGCGGTGAACCTGGAGAACAGGGTGTCGTCCATAAACGAGGCGCTGCAGATGAAATCCTTGACCTTTGTCATCGACGCCTGTAAAGTCCTCGCCCAGGCTCGAAAG GTTCTGGCCTACTCGTGCGTCTACAGTTACTACAACCAGGAGACGGAGAAGATGGACGTGATGGAGCAGCAGACCGAGGCTCTGGACCTGCACACCAACGCTCTGCAGATCCTGCTGG AGGAGACCCTGCTGCAGTGCACCGATCTGGCCTCGTGTGTCCGGCTGCTGAAACAGGAACACCTCAACACGGGACTGGAACTGATCCGACGCATCCAGGAACGCCTGCTGGCGATCCTGCAGCACTCTACCCAG gacttCAGGGTCGGCTATCAGTCCAAGGGGAGCCAGGAATCCGAATCCACTCAGACTTCCAACCTGTCCAACCACACAGACACCAACAAAgg TCCGAAGTCGAACCAGGCGACGGACTCCGGGGACTCGGACAACAACAACTACCCGGGTGAGGACGGcggcgaggaggcggaggacgacgacgacgacgagtACGACGAGGAGTATGTTCCCGAGTGGCACGAGGACTACGACGAGGACGACATCGACGAGGACGACTTCTTCTCCGACGACGACGAGTCGGAGAACTTGGAGAGAGACTTCAGCCCCTTTGACTGA